The following proteins are encoded in a genomic region of Amphiura filiformis chromosome 11, Afil_fr2py, whole genome shotgun sequence:
- the LOC140163656 gene encoding demethylmenaquinone methyltransferase-like, whose amino-acid sequence MESINGISTEKEFAIRKGLYLAGLEGVVCDYYNNNAQDYEEYSTLTGRESGALALAKAVARAHPDKDTTILDVCAGTGLAGEQLKKLGYTKVDALDFSQEMLDLAKSKNIYRNYICDSVQLHRKNQIDNYTYDVLCMNGGMLPGHITPNILPEFTRMTKHGGSIVFNITEITLKTAPEFLEEVVEDTLQSFVDDGSWTSWTKVTATFYGKTGERCNIYTATVS is encoded by the exons ATGGAAAGTATTAATGGAATTTCGACAGAAAAAGAGTTTGCAATTCGTAAAGGACTATATTTAGCCGGTCTTGAAGGTGTTGTCTGTGACTACTACAATAATAATGCACAAGACTACGAAGAG TATTCTACCCTAACTGGAAGGGAAAGTGGTGCTCTTGCGTTAGCCAAAGCTGTAGCTCGTGCTCATCCTGACAAAGATACCACCATATTGGACGTGTGTGCTGGGACAGGACTTGCCGGTGAACAG CTCAAGAAACTCGGTTACACCAAAGTGGATGCATTGGATTTCTCTCAGGAAATGCTAGACTTGGCTAAATCCAAGAATATTTACCGCAACTACATATGTGATAGCGTTCAACTGCATAGAAAGAATCAAATAGACAACT aTACCTATGACGTCTTGTGTATGAATGGAGGTATGCTACCCGGGCACATTACACCAAATATATTGCCAGAGTTTACCAGGATGACAAAACATG GTGGATCGATCGTGTTTAATATCACCGAAATAACATTGAAAACGGCTCCAGAGTTCCTTGAAGAAGTGGTCGAAGACACGTTGCAATCATTTGTTGACGACGGAAGTTGGACGTCCTGGACTAAAGTGACAGCAACATTCTACGGCAAAACCGGTGAACGGTGTAATATATACACCGCCACAGTGTCGTAA